Genomic segment of Vitis riparia cultivar Riparia Gloire de Montpellier isolate 1030 chromosome 19, EGFV_Vit.rip_1.0, whole genome shotgun sequence:
ATTCTTACCTAATCagacttgaaatataatcattagtgccaaaccttgttttgttatcatcaaaatagagattaaccaaacctttgTTTCACAAATATCTTGAACCTTCGACAATCGATGTTTTTATAGTCTGTTTTgcagattgtcattttaatgagagtgttttcctaTCATTAGGGAGAGAAAAGTCAATTCCTAAAGAATGGTGAGAAATTACTTGGAATGCATCTACTATGTCCCATTTTGATCCTTGTACAAATCAATATGAACTAGAAGTTAAAAGGatcatttatttgcaaaatcttgcaaaccaATTACCAAATGCATTCATTAATAcaaagaaagtaacaaagtcaCATATCTAGGCTACAAATACTCCAACACGGATTGATGTCATTGTAgaacagttaacaaatgaatctaagatacgcttGAAGCATGGTAAACCTGTCGGCTCAAAGGATATAACTCCCTAAAAGCGGAGAACACAAGAAAAACTTTGTACTTTAGAAGAGGTCAttaaaatgactgatcagtctaaaattgataaatctatagccccaaaagaggcacaaataatgcaaaAAGCACCaaaagaggcacatattgaacaagaagcccctgaagaggcacagatacctaaaaattgtgagattttagtaagttatgtacacatgGGAGTAAAATgggatttaaataatattacaattaacaatattttttgcttttcaagTGGCCCAtgtatcataagaaatgatgaagattcCAAACCACAAAATATGCAATAAtgccgacatagaaatgattggccaaaaggGAAAGAAACTATGCAAGAAAAGTTAAACTTATTAACAAAGCAAGAAGTTTTTGGACTTATACTCTAAACACTTGAAGAAGTAAAGCCTGTTAGGtaaaaatgggtatttgtatgaAAACACAATGAGAGTaatgaaatcataagatataaagcgtgattagtagcacaaggtttctttTAGAGACCAGGTATTGACTATGAGAAAACATACTCTCCCATCATggatgcaatcacatttcgtttcttaattagtttggtagTCTCATAAGGACTAGATATGTGTCTCATGGacgttattacaacatatttatatagatccatagataatgatatatataagaaaatccttggaggatttaaattgcctgaaacaaataatacaaagacTTGtaacatgtactcaatcaagttacaatgatccttgtatggattaaagtaTGTCGGACGCATGTTGTACAATCACCTTAGTAAATACTTACTAAAAAAAGgatatgtgaataaccctatatgtccatgcatcttcattaagaaatcataaaccggatttgcaattattgtagTGTATGTTAATGATTTAAATCTTATTGGAACTCCTAAagaactcataaaaaaaaaaaaaatacttaaaaaaggaatttgagatgaaggatcttggaaaaacaaaattttctattggtATGCaaatcgagcattttccaaatggagttttagtacatcaatcaacatacattaagaaaattttgaagcatttttatatggataaagtgcATCCTTTAACTTCTCCAATAGTTGTCTAATcatttgatgtgaaaaaggaccCATTTCGGCCTtgcaaaaaatgtgaagaattacttggtcctaAAGTACCATAtattagtgctattggtgcacttatatatcttgccaattgtacatgtctaaacattcatttttttgtcaatttattagcaagatacagttccactccaactcgaagacattgaaATGGTATCAAACAAATATTGTGCTATCTTTGCAGAACTATTAATGTGGGTCTATTTTACTCAAGAGAATCAAGTAAAAATTGCTTGGATATACAAATCCAGGATACTTTTCAtatccacataaaggtaggtcacaaacagggtatatgtttaattgcaatgatactactatttcatggagatttttcaaacaaataatgatggtcacattatcaaatcattcaaaaattcttgtaattcatgaagcaagttgtGAATGTATATGACTAAGATCTATAATCCAATATATTCGGGAACCATGTGGACTCTTATCTATCAAAAGTGacccgacaatattatttgaaaataatgttgcatgcattgcacaaataacagggggtCATATTAAaagagatagaactaaacacatgtcatcaaatttcttttatacacatgaacatcaaaagagtggtgaaattgatgtgtaacaaatacgctcaagtgataatctagtagatttattcacaaagtcattgccaacctcaacattcaagaagttaatacacaagaTTGGAATGAATCAACTCAAAGATATCGACATGAGGGTGAGTacgcttgtaaaagggtgttagtgtactatACTTTTTTTCCCTTCGTCTAGGTTTTATCCCGTTaggttttactagcaaggtttttaatgagacaGTCCTAACATATCAAGagcaacttaaagaattattagaatattgtactatttttccttcgctaggtttttcctatagtgttttttactagcaaggttttaatgagacatattcttctAATGTGGTGGACATCCAAGGAAAAGTGTTATAAATGAAGTAATGAATACCAccacatttattatattaaatgttcattaatattatttatgacttccattaatattcattaatggaagccatttggaaagcTTATAAAACGGTTTCCAATCCCCTATAAGATGCATcccaaggaaagaaagaaatcctCTCTCTTATTCTTTATGTCTTTCATTCTTTCAACTCAATTAATTCTCTTTTCTGGTTCTTTCCTccccattatatattattattaaaatagtaTATAGTTGTTCTTTGGTTTTATTTGCATTGCATTTATCCTCGTTTTAcaacacttatttttttcttttctctatttttttttcttctagttattattattattattattattattattattattttataaacataatataacctatcaaaaataataataataataacacatatatataaataatataataattaatttacaaattattgtttcattagttattattattgttattattattataattattatttcaaaaaaatttaaatattatgtataACTTAtacaataagaataataataaaataattttacaaatattgttTCATTCATGTATTGAAGACAAAGTTTTCTTATATAAACTTTCATAAATTATCAATTGTTTTTGACAATatgattattaagaaaatattacaataaaaaattagtattgataattatgaaaaaacaaaattaaagcatgTGTTATTGTACTTTTAGTGTACTTATATTGTAATTTCAATGCATAACTATGACACATACATTTTGGAACAAACTTAATAGTGTTAGAAGCATTGTCTTTATTCTACTATATTGATTTCTATATTATTAAGGCATCCCAATGAATTAGCATCATATACTAGATGCATTCTTATCAGCAATAATTCTTATAATGAAACTCGTacaccttataaaaaaaaatgtcttataAGGTTAATTTATAGtagatgaaatattaaaaaatatataaaatatgtgaCAACCATTCATCAATGCttgtttaaaaggaaaattttaaaataaagttaggTTATGCAGTAATGTATAAGACATTTAAAGTATTCATGTTGTAAGATCATTATATTTTTGTGGTACGTATACATTGGCTTTTATATTAATACATAATATCGGTGTACTAGCATTATACATTTAATGAATCATTATTGTGcatgatttttataataaaccTATAAGTTTTAAGAAttagatgaaagaaaaattatattctaagaTTGGTTTATAATCAATgacattataataataaaaatatgaataatgataCATATGGAATATTAATGATATAAaactaatatcataaataataatattaataatatgttaataatgatgataataataaatatataattataatttttttaataaataacataGTTAGTCTTAACATATAGTAAATAAAGCACAAAaggtagaaaagaaaagtagaaaagtAAAGTTATATGGGAGTAGGAGGAAAAGACAAAATGATGTAATTGGAATTATGGAATGATCAAATTATCGAACTATAACTTGTGAATTTGATAAGACTTTGAGACTTGGTGACCCTTAAGGGAGCTTATCATCACTTTGAGCTAGGtgaccatttttttaaaaaaaaagtaaagcccatgaaaaatttattgataaagaataataacaattttgtattttttttatacaaattagatattttatttattagaataaTTTTGGTGGTAATGACAAACAAAATAACTCCTTAAATAGGTgaaataattcattttctcaattttatatacaaaagtattttaaaacaaaaaggataatacattatttttgttcatcAATCCACATTTTGACTTTCATTTTAAAATCCATCTATAAAATTCTCTCTTTATAAATATCTGCCTAGATTGCCTAATCATCTATTCGTTCATTGTCTATAACTTCTTGCCTGATTATCAATTTAGATGTTCATATTTGCGTATATTTATTCATTCCACCATGTATTTTGTTGGCTTATTTGTAATGTATACAATTTTGATGAAATGTTTGATTATTTGAGAACCGAATTTCCCCTAACCCACTAATAAAATGCAAGTAAAAGTCCGACCAAGAGGGGTGTTCTTGGCCGGTGACCTTCCTGATAAGTCACCTTAGCCGTAGACTAGATTTAGATTTTGCAATTAgtacctttcttttccttctaggAATCACTATCATCTTGACCAATCTAGCCATGTACCAAAAAGTCAATTTTGCCAAGTTTAAAAAGTTTGCTTTAAGCCTGTTCATCATAGTTGACAGAAGTTAGAATTACAATGAAATATCTAGGAGAAAATGTCCGCAGgagcagagagagagagtgaaggCAATACATTCAGTCATGAATTTGATCCAAATCCCAAAGTACGTAATTGTGTCGAATACTCTCACCATGATTGTCGATCTATCGGATCAGACGATTACTATGTTTGCCAAAAATGCCTGGGCCGTATGTGGAATAAATCAATTCCACAAGGAGGGGAAACTGCAAAATTCCGTACAAGGTCACCGGCAAACAGGCTAATGCAGCCAAGTTAATAAGAATCCATGCTTTCTTTTCACCAAAAAGAAGATAGATTGCGCTACTGTAGGCTATCATCATGAATGTTACGGAGAGGAATAGAGTAACAAGGCCAAATATCAACCTCCTGGGAAGGGcaaaaagaaaatcatcttCTGCATATCATCTTATTGCTACACTACAGTAGCAATAAGCGCTGCTGCTAATGTGTAACATTTTGCTGTGCCTTTCATCCATTTCTCCCCTTCTTTTATCAACTTTTCATGTTCCTTTATAAATACCATTTTCGGTTTatctttgttttcattctcaGATTCACTGAAGGCTATCGGGgcatatttttcaatttcctgTGTAAAAATCAAAATGTTTCTAAGATACAGAAAAAGAGTGGATatgtataagaaaattaattgcccttcaaaacaaaaattattacctTAAACCAATGTAACTCGCGTTGCATTTGTAGAGCTGCACCAGAAACGAGACTGAGCCGGTGCGGAGGGGCCAATTTTCCAGCCAAATGCAAGATGTTACTTGAATCATCTTTGGTTCGTATTATAAGTTGTCTATGCATACCGGTTTCGCAGATGAGGTTGAAAATCTTTTCATGACGATTTAATACTGCCAATTTGAATAGTTCCTCATCCACATACTCGAGTGCAAAAGGATATGACTTTATAATCTCTTCCAGAATCTCGGGAATCCCATATTTTGCCCCATTAATGAATGATTGTCTAAATATTTCCTTTGCTCTTGACACTTTCAAAACTTCAGTACATAGGTGGTTAAGCAATTGAAGAGTCAGAGTATgcattgtttttgtttcttggatgtgCTTGATGGGTGGTACtgcaattaaaattatattaaggaCAACATAACATTGCATTCAAGACTTTTGCATGCTTTAGTGGTAGTTTTGTTGTGTCCCGTAATCTGTGTGCAAGCTGTGTGCAACGTAAAATTGAAGCAGTTCAGATGCATAAGCAGGACTAAcagaagaaaaaaccaaaagcaACCCTGAACCAAGTACCAATTAAACACTAATCTAAATTAAAGTGATCGTGAGAAGTTGCCAACTCATATTGGCTGGTGTAAAGTTTTTTTGGGATTCAATAGGTTTCATATATTTCCCTTAAACCGTCACACTTGAATTTATAGACTAGAATCAAGAAGCCTAATGAAACTTGGTACAAGCTCAATTACTGGACTTCTTATTAATTAACCAGAAGCATCAGGTGACAAGATATtcacaaaatctatcaaagcaATGAAAATTGTGTATCCTACATAAATCTCTGAGTAGTAAGAGTATTATCCATTGGAATTTGATTGTAGAGCTGATTTCAAATCCATTACTCgaacttaaaaggaaaaaaaatgaagacaatTTTGTGAGGACAAATAAAATTGTGAGGACCTCGAATTCAACAAATTAGCATTTCTCTACTGAGTGCAATTTGGCAAATTGGTTTGACCTAACTCGAATCTCGGTGAAGTTGAGAAACCATTTTTAGTACTCAAGTTAGGATTTGGTCGAGTTTCTCAACCAAAAGTTAATTTTGGTTGAGCTCAATTTTGGGCTGAGTTCAGACCAATGCTTCAACAATCTAAGCTGAATTAAActccattaatattttataatatttgtagaATGTATTActatataataatatcaaatttttttataaaataagtttaagggaaaaatcatcaaaatttattaagCTAACTCTCAGAAATTTGCCTACCCCCTTGTGAACactatttggaaagaaaattaattaggaAGTCTCTTAAGCAAGCCAGAAAGGTATCATGTCCTTTGTATCCCATGCATTCAAAAGTACAAGGACTAATGAACATGAGACCCAAGCATGGTGCCTACTACTTCATCACATTTACGGATGGTTATATCTACAAGTCCAAAGAATTGCTTTGATTTAGATGTTATAtgaatattctaaaaaaattgaaaagaaaaaactattacAACATTAAGGATAAATCATGGACATGAGTATCCATTGAAGAGTTTTAAAAATCTCTATGATGAAAAGGAAATCCAAAGAACAATCAATAGCTTCAAGGACTCCATAGTAAAATggttgaattgaaaaaattaaccataaactTTTGGATATGGTTCACTCAAAAAGGCACAAGCCAACTATCTAACCACTTTCGTGGTGGAAAAGGAGGGTTACTATTTTGATTGCAACTTAAATCTTGAATAGAATGCCCTCAAAATTAATTACTTCAAATCCATATAGTTAAGAAGCCAAACATAACTCACTTGTGATCCTAAGGGTTAGTAGGTTTAGTTCATGTAAATTCTCATAGATATTGTGCTATAAAGGAAACAAGTGCACTTTCATTAGATATTCTAATAAATCAAAGTTGTGTGATGCTTAGTGAACAACTCAATGggattataattgaaattaagtcATATGAATATAATTTCTTATAGGATGATATTTTGAGTAAAGGAGCATTGAACAGGAGTCTCAATTTATTTGAGGCAATTAAACCAAAGGAAaatactatgatatctcatatcgaataagggaaaaagttcttaacattatatatatatgagcttCTCTAAATTATTTAGACACATTTTAATGTTATGAGGGCTCTTTGAGCCCAAAGTCGATAGTATATATTTACAAGGTTGGGAGTgagttgttacaaatggtatcaaagtgtATCCTCAACCATGGtatgagagtttgtttgtttggtcctGTAATCCTATAGGACACAAATGAGGACTTTATGTCTTCATGGGGGTGATTATGATATCCTACATTAAATAGGGAAAAAAGTTCTTAGAATTATATATGTAAGAGCTCTTCTTAGCCATGAAAATGTGTTTTAAATCTCTGAGGTCCCTTTGAGTTCAGAGTAAACAATATCTA
This window contains:
- the LOC117908221 gene encoding uncharacterized protein LOC117908221; the encoded protein is MCCWTRLFKVPPIKHIQETKTMHTLTLQLLNHLCTEVLKVSRAKEIFRQSFINGAKYGIPEILEEIIKSYPFALEYVDEELFKLAVLNRHEKIFNLICETGMHRQLIIRTKDDSSNILHLAGKLAPPHRLSLVSGAALQMQRELHWFKEIEKYAPIAFSESENENKDKPKMVFIKEHEKLIKEGEKWMKGTAKCYTLAAALIATVV